GAAAGAAAATCCAAATCAGCTTAAAGTGCCACACAAAATGGATAAAAAGCTAAAGGAAGAGTTCCCATATACTTTTAGAGGAAAAACTTTAGTTTATATTATTAATTCTAATGGGGAAATACTAAGTTCTAATAATGAAGAAAATATGTGTAATATACGCAAATCTATGATAAAAGAAGGAGTACAGATAAAAAAATATCATGGTGATATCGTAAATATTAGACAAATAAAAAAAATAAATAATGATTTATATATAGCAATTATAAGTGATTCAGTTATAGATGGAGAGCTTATTATAATGTATACAGAGTTATTTGTATTTATGATTATTTTTGCAATACTTGCAAAAGGAAGATTGAGATATATTATATTGATTGAAAAGGGAGTAAAGAAGCTTTATTCATCAAATTTTGAAAAGAAAATACCTTTAAAATATAACAATGAACTTACATCTTTGGCAGTAGCATTAAATGACATGGGAGATACAATAAAAGAAAATAAAAAGAATGAGGAAGAATTTTTATTAAATATATCTCATGACTTAAGGACTCCGTTAACATCTATATTAGGGTTCCTAAATCTTTTAAAACAGAAAAAGTATGATACAGATGAAGAAAGAGAAGGGTATATAAATACTATTGAAGAGCAAAGCTTATACTTAAAAACTCTTATAGAAGAATTTTTTCAATTTTCAAAGTTAAAATGGAAAAATGTTAAACTAAATAAAGAAAATATAAATCTCCAAGAGATTCTACGTCAAATAAGTGATGGATTTTATCCACAACTAAAAGAAAATAGTATCACTATATCTATGAATTTTCCTGAAAAACCTTTATATAAAGAGGTGGATGTTGAAAAATTTATGAGAGTATTAGAAAATGTAATATCTAATGCTATAAAATATAGCTATAAAGGAACAGAAATTAGTTTAAATTTATATGAAAATAAAGATAGAATAGTAATGGAATTTTGGAATACTCCTATAGAAGCTCTAAAGGAAGATGAATTAGATTTTTTATTTAAAAGATTTTATAAAAAAGATTTATCAAGAAGTAATAAAGGAGCAGGATTGGGACTTGCTATAGCTCTAGAGATAATAAAACTTCATGAAGGAGAGTTATATGCAGTAATGAAAAATAAGAAATTGGGAATTATAATAAAATTATAATAACATATATAGTATAAACAGAGTTCTTGGCTTTAGAGAGAGTTTTTACTCCCTCTGAAGCTTAGAAATCGTTATCCAGGGACGTACCCGCTCTTTACTCCCACTTTGAAAAAGATGGGAGTATTAGAGCAGTTAGTCATCGGATAGAAGGGTTTTTAGGAAAAGGGGACCTTTCTTTTTTATTTAAGAATCATAATGAAAAAATTAATAAATTGTTAACAATGCTAAATAGTATTAAAAACCTCTTATATACTTAAATTCTTGTACAAATGCAACCTATTATAAAAAAGAATTCACACTGATAAAGCGGTATAATAATAGTTGAGTATAAGGAGGTAAATAAATGTTAAAACCAGAAATTTTAGACATATTAAAATGCAAAGAGGGAGGATTAACCAAAGAAGGATTAATAAAAGATTTTATAGCTGGTATTATAGTGGCTATAATAGCTTTACCATTATCTGTGGCTTTAGGTATAGCCTCGGGAGTATCCCCAGAAAAGGGACTTATTACAGCCATAATAGCAGGATTTTTAATTTCATTTTTAGGTGGAAGTAGAGTTCAAATAGGAGGACCTACAGGAGCCTTTGTTGTTATTATATATGGTATCATAGAGAAATATGGTATAGATGGACTTGTAATAGCCACATTGATGGCGGGGGTAATACTTATCATCTTTGGGTTGTTAAGATTCGGCTCTTTAATTAAATACATATCTTATCCAATAACAGTTGGATTTACAGCAGGAATAGCTGTTACATTATTCTCTACTCAAGTTAAGGATTTCTTAGGGTTAGCAATAAATAAAGTACCATCAGAATTTTTACCAAAATGGTCAATGTACATATCTAACATAGGAACATTAAGTTGGCAAACTTTAAGTCTAGGCATTTTTTCTTTATTAGTTTTAATAATATGGCCTAAATTTAGTAAAAAAGTACCGGGAGCCTTAGTGGTACTAATACTATCTACTCTTATAGCTTATTTTTTAAAGCTAGATGTGGCAACTATAGGGACTCAATTTGGAGAAATATCATCAAAAATAGCACTACCTAAATTACCAGGAATAGATATTATCACGTTACAAAAGTTAATTAAGCCAGCTTTTATTATAGCCATTTTAGCAGCTATAGAATCTTTATTATCTGCAGTGGTAGCAGATGGTATGATAGGTGAAAAGCATAATTCAAATATGGAGTTAATAGCACAAGGGGTTGGTAATATTGCATCAGCTTTATTTGGAGGAATACCAGCAACAGGTGCTATTGCAAGAACAGCAGCTAATGTTAAAAATGGAGGAAGAACTCCTATAGCGGGAATGGTACATGCTATAACATTATTATTAATAATGAAGATATTTATGCCTTTAGCAAAGTACATTCCGTTGACTACTTTAGCAGCTATATTAATAGTTGTATCTTATAATATGAGTGGATGGAGAATTTTTAAAGCTATGCTAAAAGCCCCAAAAAGTGATGTAATAATATTATTAGCAACATTTTTTCTAACAGTTATATTTGATTTAGTAATAGCTATAGAAGTAGGGATATTCATATCCATGTGCTTATTTATGAGAAAAATGGCTTTGACCATAGAAGTTAATGAATTGGATGGAATTTATTGTTCTAAAAAATTAAGTTTAGAAAGTATACATACAAATAAAATAGGCAATGAGATATTAATATATGACATAAATGGTCCGCTATTTTTTGCAGGTATAGATAGTTTTCTATCTTCAATAGAAAGTTTAGATACAGAGTCAAAGGTAGTAATATTAAGAATGAAAAATATG
Above is a window of Clostridium sporogenes DNA encoding:
- a CDS encoding HAMP domain-containing histidine kinase — its product is MILFIIALIITVFGAGIALGSLDISAYNINKYLRPEHFKNSFIIKEYESTVEKRVDRVMKENPNQLKVPHKMDKKLKEEFPYTFRGKTLVYIINSNGEILSSNNEENMCNIRKSMIKEGVQIKKYHGDIVNIRQIKKINNDLYIAIISDSVIDGELIIMYTELFVFMIIFAILAKGRLRYIILIEKGVKKLYSSNFEKKIPLKYNNELTSLAVALNDMGDTIKENKKNEEEFLLNISHDLRTPLTSILGFLNLLKQKKYDTDEEREGYINTIEEQSLYLKTLIEEFFQFSKLKWKNVKLNKENINLQEILRQISDGFYPQLKENSITISMNFPEKPLYKEVDVEKFMRVLENVISNAIKYSYKGTEISLNLYENKDRIVMEFWNTPIEALKEDELDFLFKRFYKKDLSRSNKGAGLGLAIALEIIKLHEGELYAVMKNKKLGIIIKL
- a CDS encoding STAS domain-containing protein, whose product is MLKPEILDILKCKEGGLTKEGLIKDFIAGIIVAIIALPLSVALGIASGVSPEKGLITAIIAGFLISFLGGSRVQIGGPTGAFVVIIYGIIEKYGIDGLVIATLMAGVILIIFGLLRFGSLIKYISYPITVGFTAGIAVTLFSTQVKDFLGLAINKVPSEFLPKWSMYISNIGTLSWQTLSLGIFSLLVLIIWPKFSKKVPGALVVLILSTLIAYFLKLDVATIGTQFGEISSKIALPKLPGIDIITLQKLIKPAFIIAILAAIESLLSAVVADGMIGEKHNSNMELIAQGVGNIASALFGGIPATGAIARTAANVKNGGRTPIAGMVHAITLLLIMKIFMPLAKYIPLTTLAAILIVVSYNMSGWRIFKAMLKAPKSDVIILLATFFLTVIFDLVIAIEVGIFISMCLFMRKMALTIEVNELDGIYCSKKLSLESIHTNKIGNEILIYDINGPLFFAGIDSFLSSIESLDTESKVVILRMKNMPVLDVTAYSELKKIEKLCIEEEIKLIMSEVQTQPMGVMKNMGMVSRLGENRFIKTLEEAIKTANNCCIS